The Saprospiraceae bacterium genome includes the window CGCCGCTATGACCAAAGAGTTGATCGAATTGGAAAAAGACTTCACTAAAGAGGGTATGAAGAAATATGATGCGATGAAAGTAAACGTTTTTGCTGAATTTGATAAAGCTTTGCCTTTTTTCAAAAAGGCGGAATCGCTCAATCCAAATGACGTGAACACGCTAATCGCTTTGAAAGAAATTTTTGCGCGCGAAGACGACTTGGAAACTTCTAATAAAATCAAAGCTCGCTTAGAAACTGTTCAAGGTGGAGGTAAAAATGATAAACCGCTATTTAAAGAATAGTTTTGACTGGTTGTAATAAAAAAACGTCCATTGCCTAGGCAATGGACGTTTTTTTATGGCTATGTTCATTAAAACCTTTATATCGTTTTTTCACCGGATTTGAATCCGTCTATCAAGCGGCGTTCCTTTTTTGTAGGACGTCCAGCACCTCTTTCTCTTTGTTCTGGCGCTGCTTTACCTACAAACCAACTTTGGTATTTATTCAGTTCTTCTGCTGGGGTTAAATCCTCGTAACAAGCTTGGGCTAGTGGCGCTCCAACACGCTTTTGGATCAGATCAATTACCTTGTATTGCAGGTCGAAGCCATTTTTACGGACTTCTATTTTTTCTTCCTTTTGGATTAGATAAGAGGCCTTGACACTAACACCGTTTACTTTTACTTTACCTGATTTGCAGGCGTCAGTAGCCATGCTTCTCGATTTGAAAATTCGCACACTCCAAAGCCATTTATCTATTCTTACCTTTTCCATGCATTTATCCTGAATGGTTTATTAATCTTCTTGCAATGGCGGATATTCCATTTTTAGTTTTTCTAAGGTTTCCACCATCGTTTTCGCTACAATATAATCTCGATACCACCGACTATCAACAGGAACAAGGGTCCACGGGGTTCGACTTCTATTGAGCATGTCTTCATAACAACGCATGTAGGCGTCCCAATGTTCCCGCTCTTTCCAGTCACCAGAATTATGTTTCCAATGTTTATCCTTCTCATCCATGCGCTGGCGCAGTTCAATTTCCTGTTGTTCAAAGGAAATGTGGAGGTAAAATTTGAATACAATGGTCTTGTTATCAAATTGGAGAAGGTCTTCGAAGGCATTGATTGCGTCGAAGCGCTGATTTACTTTTTCTTCGTCTATCCAGCCGTGTACCCTTTGGATGAGTACATCTTCGTAATGAGACCGATTAAAGATTTTTATGTTTCCTTTAGCTGGTGTTTGCTTGTGTACACGCCAGAGGAAATCATGTGCGAACTCTTCATCGGTGGGTTTTTTAAAAGCATAGACGCTGAGTCCACTTGGATTGCACTTGTCAAAAACATTCCGGACTGCGCCATCTTTACCGCTCCCATCCATGCCCTGAAAAATCACCAACACGGCATGTTGCTGTTCGGCCATAAGTACAGCATGAAGTTCTCCTAATCGATCTATTAAAGCTTTGGTTTCGTCGCTAAGGTCTTTTTTTTTAAGGGATTCAGGCGGTTTAGAGGAGTAGTCTTTTAGTTTTATCATTTGAAGGATTTTAGTGTAAGACAACAAAGTGTACAAGAGAGGCTCATTAACTTCTCATTTTTGATCTTTTGACGAGATAGGCTTGGAGAATTTGCCTAAATCCTTTGTTGATATCAGCCTCTACAAAGTCAATATGGTATTGCAAGCACTTTAGCTTGAGTTCTTCGTTGAAAGCCGCCACTTGCTTGCGGTAAGTTTCTTTGACCTGGTTGGGCTGAAGGCGAACGCGCTCACCCGTCTCCATGTCAATAAATAGATAAGGTCGGTTTTGGAATTCAAAGTCGACTTCTTTCGATTTGTCCACTACATGAAATAAAATA containing:
- a CDS encoding RNA-binding S4 domain-containing protein encodes the protein MEKVRIDKWLWSVRIFKSRSMATDACKSGKVKVNGVSVKASYLIQKEEKIEVRKNGFDLQYKVIDLIQKRVGAPLAQACYEDLTPAEELNKYQSWFVGKAAPEQRERGAGRPTKKERRLIDGFKSGEKTI
- a CDS encoding polyphosphate kinase; the encoded protein is MIKLKDYSSKPPESLKKKDLSDETKALIDRLGELHAVLMAEQQHAVLVIFQGMDGSGKDGAVRNVFDKCNPSGLSVYAFKKPTDEEFAHDFLWRVHKQTPAKGNIKIFNRSHYEDVLIQRVHGWIDEEKVNQRFDAINAFEDLLQFDNKTIVFKFYLHISFEQQEIELRQRMDEKDKHWKHNSGDWKEREHWDAYMRCYEDMLNRSRTPWTLVPVDSRWYRDYIVAKTMVETLEKLKMEYPPLQED